A single window of Culicoides brevitarsis isolate CSIRO-B50_1 chromosome 3, AGI_CSIRO_Cbre_v1, whole genome shotgun sequence DNA harbors:
- the LOC134834487 gene encoding opioid-binding protein/cell adhesion molecule-like, which produces MKRDASMKTYYFYQKCDTRRLMAWTSKKLIKILETFFYFNIWITLLRIQTTCGLSQIGLRADPSFASRSETLKFVDGETITLPCKVLNVDNFIVAWKRGIAILSAGTVKVTPDPRVNLLVQNGEFSLQIENAGPQDAGDYICQIATLEPLEITHTVEILVPPRIHHISSGSHLQIKKGSAVKIECAASGNPTPNITWSRKNNVLPSGDEVLRSSILSITDMDRHKGGVYVCKAENGVGLPASSQVVLHVLYPPEIVLEAPVVYSGEGEEAMLVCLVHGDNLQVIWFKDTMQIDTTERHIMENRGTRHTLIIRKVHPQDFGNYSCVAENTLGKSRKTLQLTGRPGAVVFRSPTVSQFKDKYNISWTVDSYAPVEEYKLFFRRLPDTQTDLDNRIEQSFEHHHQYTGVYHTSLHRGYNAHWPRNEWRDVVLPAVPLSHLYTQSMNYVIRGLDPDQHYEARVQARNKHGWSNISDSFTFSTSSNGSEMRGLSVTFYSAATLPTYYSTLTLFSFFYYLLNFHNENFVSFFY; this is translated from the exons atgaaaagagatGCTTCAATGAAaacgtattatttttatcaaaagtgtGACACACGTAGATTGATGGCATGGACAagcaaaaaacttataaaaattttagagacatttttttactttaatatttgGATAACCCTCCTGAGAATACAGACTA CATGTGGTTTAAGTCAAATAGGCTTAAGAGCTGACCCAAGCTTTGCATCAAGATCAGagactttaaaatttgtagatgGAGAAACCATTACTCTGCCTTGTAAGGTGTTGAATGTTG ATAACTTTATAGTAGCGTGGAAACGTGGTATAGCAATATTGTCAGCTGGGACAGTTAAAGTAACACCAGATCCTAGGGTAAATCTTTTAGTGCAAAATGGCGAATTTTCACTGCAAATTGAAAATGCCGGACCACAGGACGCTGGAGACTATATTTGCCAAATCGCAACCTTAGAACCACTAGAAATTACCCATACAGTAGAAATATTGGTCCCACCAAGGATACATCACATAAGTTCTGGTTCACATTTACAAATCAAAAAAGGGTCAGCTGTTAAGATTGAATGCGCAGCTTCAGGCAACCCTACGCCAAACATAACATGGAGTCGTAAAAACAACGTACTTCCGTCAG GTGATGAAGTATTGCGatcatcaattttatcaataacaGATATGGATCGCCATAAAGGAGGAGTATATGTTTGCAAAGCTGAAAATGGAGTGGGTCTACCAGCATCTTCTCAAGTAGTTTTGCATGTCTtgt ATCCTCCGGAAATCGTATTAGAGGCCCCAGTAGTTTATTCTG GTGAAGGCGAGGAAGCAATGCTAGTTTGCCTAGTTCACGGTGATAATTTACAG GTGATTTGGTTTAAAGATACGATGCAAATCGACACAACTGAAAGACACATTATGGAAAATCGTGGAACTCGACACACGCTAATTATAAGAAAAGTTCATCCACAAGATTTTGGAAACTATTCATGTGTAG ctgaaaacaCACTTGGAAAGTCCAGAAAAACTTTACAATTAACTGGGAGGCCAGGCGCAGTAGTTTTTCGTTCACCAACTGTCAGCCAGTTTAAGGATAA ATATAATATATCATGGACCGTGGACTCGTATGCTCCTGTAGAAGAATACAAACTATTTTTCCGAAGGTTGCCAGATACTCAAACAGATTTAGATAATAGAATAGAACAGAGTTTTGAGCATCACCATCAATACACCGGTGTTTACCACACGTCACTTCATCGTGGATATAATGCTCACTGGCCTAGAAATGAATGGAGAGATGTTGTACTACCGGCAGTTCCTCTATCTCACCTTTACACACAAAGTATGAATTATGTCATACGAGGCCTTGATCCAGATCAACATTATGAAGCAAGAGTGCAAGCAAG AAATAAGCATGGTTGGAGCAATATATCTGATAGTTTTACTTTTAGTACTTCATCAAATG gTTCCGAAATGAGAGGTCTTTCCGTGACATTTTATAGTGCAGCAACTTTACCAACATATTATTCaactttaactttattttcttttttttattatcttttgaattttcataatgaAAACTTTGTATCATTTTTCTATTGA
- the LOC134833348 gene encoding mRNA-capping enzyme-like encodes MQETNTGRGPLPERWLYCPRKSDSLIADKFLAFKTPLCDRFSSKMPEECLFTPKMLLQIMKSYKVKLGLWIDLTNTNRFYDRSEVETNDCKYIKLTCRGHGETPSPEQTRSFIEIVDDFIRDHPLETIGVHCTHGFNRTGFLIVSYMVEKMDCSVVAALYAFQQARPPGIYKSDYIKELLNRYGDEDETFTAPIKPDWSNDMCFQDETEEHSTSETIATKRKAFDGEAGQNSCDNTNDFHKRKRRKEFMNINATFMAGVPGVELFITQPRLSDLQNQVQQMCDWTKNGFPGSQPVSMDRSNIKLLQIKPYMVSWKADGTRYMMFIEKENEIYFFDRDFSCFKVSNLRFPSKNEPDKHIMCTLLDGEMVIDKVNGLSIPRYLVYDIIKFNNEEIGSRSFIDRLKCIDKEIIAPRHEAMKRGAINKQKEPFSVRKKDFWEVSAASSLLGEKFAKSLSHEPDGLIFQPKMDPYTPGQCPEVLKWKPPELNSVDFKLLIKEESGIGLLTKKVGFLYVGGLEAPFAQIKVTKDIKHLHNKIIECKLENNSWKFMRERTDKSYPNSFNTAKAVCESIVHPVTKQFLLEFIAHNRFLDDTEAMPPPRR; translated from the exons atgcaaG aaactaACACAGGACGTGGACCACTGCCAGAAAGATGGCTTTATTGTCCAAGAAAGTCAGATTCTCTTATAgcagataaatttttagcattcAAGACACCACTTTGTGAtagattttcttcaaaaatgccTGAAGAGTGTTTATTTACCCCAAAAATGTTACTGCAAATCATGAAATCATACAAAGTAAAGCTAGGACTGTGGATTGATTTGACCAATACTAATCGGTTTTACGATCGAAGCGAAGTTGAAACCAATGATtgcaaatatataaaattgacATGTCGTGGTCATGGCGAAACTCCGTCGCCCGAGCAAACAAGatcttttattgaaattgtagACGACTTTATTAGAGATCATCCTCTTGAAACAATCGGTGTGCATTGTACTCATGGATTCAATCGAACAG gATTCTTGATAGTGTCGTACATGGTAGAAAAAATGGATTGTTCGGTTGTTGCTGCTCTTTATGCGTTTCAACAAGCCAGGCCTCCAGGCATATATAAGTCAGATTATATAAAGGAATTATTAAACCGATATGGCGATGAAGATGAAACTTTCACAGCTCCAATAAAACCGGATTGGTCAAATG ATATGTGTTTTCAAGATGAAACAGAAGAACATAGCACTTCTGAAACGATTGCGACTAAAAGAAAGGCATTTGATGGGGAAGCTGGTCAAAATAGTTGTGACAACACAAATGAttttcacaaaagaaaaagaagaaaagagtTTATGAATATAAATGCTACATTTATGGCGGGAGTTCCTGGAGTTGAACTATTCATTACACAGCCTCGTTTATCCGATCTACAAAATCAAGTACAACAAATGTGTGActggacaaaaaatggattccCAGGCTCTCAACCCGTTTCAATGGACCGCTCTAACATTAAATTGTTACAGATAAAACCTTACATGGTATCTTGGAAAGCAGATGGAACGCg GTACATGATGTTCATTGAAaaggaaaatgaaatttatttttttgatcgaGATTTTTCCTGTTTCAAGGTCTCAAATTTACGTTTTCCCTCAAAAAATGAGCCTGATAAACATATTATGTGTACTCTTTTAGACGGT GAAATGGTAATTGATAAAGTGAATGGCCTCAGTATTCCCAGATATCTTGTCTATGATatcattaaattcaataatgaGGAAATTGGATCAAGATCCTTTATAGACCGATTAAAATGTATTGATAAGGAAATTATAGCTCCTAGACATGAAGCCATGAAACGAGGTGCTATCAACAAGCAAAAGGAACCATTTAGTGTTcggaaaaaagatttttgggAAGTAAGTGCTGCTTCTTCTTTGTTGGGAGAAAAGTTTGcaaaaagtttaagtcatGAACCTGACGGACTTatatttcaaccaaaaatggAT CCATATACACCTGGTCAGTGTCCGGAAGTTTTGAAATGGAAGCCTCCCGAGTTAAATTCTGTAGATttcaaattgttaattaaagaAGAAAGTGGGATAGg tttactaacaaaaaaagttggcTTTTTGTACGTCGGAGGATTGGAAGCTCCTTTTGCACAAATAAAAGTGACAAAGGATATTAAACACttgcataataaaataatagaatgtAAATTGGAAAACAATTCTTGGAAGTTTATGCGTGAAAGGACGGATAAGTCGTATCCAAATAGTTTCAATACTGCTaaag cTGTTTGTGAAAGTATTGTTCACCCCGTAacgaaacaatttttactGGAATTTATCGCACACAATCGGTTTTTGGACGACACTGAGGCAATGCCGCCCCCACGAAGATAA
- the LOC134833111 gene encoding gelsolin-like, which yields MKNLVKHLLITSALLVFCFEKAFSATSHSKPNLVKGTIMHDSFVNAGKQKGLEIWRIENFQPVPYPSKDYGKFYSGDSYIVLNTKIDDKGKPSWDIHFWLGLETSQDEAGSAAIYTVQLDDQLGGEPVQHREVENHESQLFLSYFKNGLRYEAGGVASGFKKVETNAAGAKRLFQVKGKKNIRVRQVNLSVSAMNKGDCFILDNGREIYVWVGKDSKRIEKLKAISAANQIRDQDHAGRANVIIVDEFSPEIDQIHFFEALGSGSYNSVPDSSTSEDDADFEQSEARRVMLYKISDSAGDLKIDTISEKPLRQEMLKSDDCFILDTGSSIYVWVGKKATKQEKEKSMQHAQMFLSTKKYPSWTEIHRTVEGAETAPFKQYFATWRDFGASHSRLIRSAIRSDIESNSNEIDDQTFKTLKKSGGHALGFMPDQGNGERTVWLVQNNMLIPVPRDNYGVFFGGDSYVVKYVYNNKKGAQSYIIYYWLGKESSEEQKLTAANFANKIDEEVDGKSIQIRIAHGYETRHFLKIFKGKLIIKSSGHIAELKNVFETEGTTLYRVRGTSSDDVRVEQLKEVSNNLASDDVFILITLGTNYIWYGKGGSKFEKEMAHNIVKNLKSTKNIITLEEGKEPDEFWRVLGGKLPYDTEIDPAGAPLLEIRMFHCKILSKSKKIKFEEILNYEQSDLAEDDVMLLDGGDEIYIWIGVGTTSEEKKKSMYMAMAYLMTDPTERNENTAPIILIHQHFENPGFKNLFPSWNDSFW from the exons atgaaaaatcttgtaaaacaTTTGCTGATCACTTCAGCGCTACTCGTTTTTTG ttttgaaaaggCATTTTCAGCAACTTCACACAGTAAACCAAACTTAGTAAAAGGTACAATTATGCATGATTCGTTTGTGAATGCTGGAAAGCAAAAGGGACTGGAGATATGGAGAATTGAA AATTTCCAGCCGGTACCTTATCCAAGCAAAGactatggaaaattttattctggtGATTCATATATTGTCTTAAAT acaaaaattgatgacAAAGGCAAGCCTTCTTGGGATATTCATTTCTGGTTAGGTCTTGAAACAAGTCAAGATGAAGCTGGGTCAGCTGCTATATATACAGTTCAACTGGATGATCAATTag GAGGAGAACCAGTGCAACATAGAGAAGTCGAAAACCATGAGTCTCAGCTCTTCTTAAGTTACTTCAAAAATGGTCTTCGTTATGAAGCTGGAGGCGTTGCCAGTGGATTTAAGAAGGTAGAGACTAATGCAGCAGGTGCAAAACGATTATTTCAagtaaaaggaaagaaaaatattcgggTTCGTCAAGTCAACCTTTCTGTTTCTGCTATGAACAAAGGCGATTGCTTTATCTTGGACAATG GTAGAGAAATTTATGTTTGGGTAGGAAAAGATTCTAAACGCATAGAAAAACTTAAAGCAATTAGTGCAGCCAATCAAATTCGTGACCAAGATCATGCTGGACGAGCTAATGTTATCATTGTGG atgaattttctcctgaaattgatcaaatacattttttcgAGGCCCTTGGTTCTGGTAGCTATAATTCTGTTCCTGATTCTTCGACTTCTGAAGATGATGCTGATTTTGAGCAAAGTGAAGCACGACGTGTCATGTTatacaaaa TTTCTGATTCAGCTggtgatttaaaaattgatacaatTTCCGAAAAGCCATTACGTCAAGAAATGCTAAAGTCTGATGATTGTTTTATTCTGGATACTGGTAGCAGTATTTATGTTTGGGTCGGAAAAAAAGCTActaaacaagaaaaagaaaagagtATGCAACATGCTCAAATGTTtttaagcacaaaaaaatacccATCATGGACAGAAATTCATAGAACAGTAGAAG GAGCTGAGACTGCACCTTTCAAACAATATTTCGCAACTTGGAGGGACTTTGGTGCATCTCATAGTAGACTTATCAGATCAGCAATTAGATCTGATATAGAATCAAattcgaatgaaattgatgatcaaacttttaaaacatTGAAGAAATCCGGAGGTCATGCTTTGGGATTCATGCCTGATCAAGGGAATGGGGAACGCACTGTTTGGCTGGTGCAAAATAACATGCTTATACCGGTTCCACGTGATAATTATGGAGTTTTTTTTGGCGGAGATTCGTACGTAGTCAAATATGTTTACAATAATAAGAAAGGAGCACAgagttatataatttattactgGCTTGGAAAAGAATCTAGTGAAGAACAAAAGCTAACAGCTGctaattttgcaaataaaatagACGAAGAAGTCGAtggaaaatcaattcaaataaGAATTGCTCATGGCTATGAAACTCGacactttttgaaaattttcaaaggcaAGTTAATCATCAAAAGTAGTGGTCATATTGCAGAACTGAAAAATGTATTCGAAACCGAGGGAACGACATTGTATCGTGTTCGAGGAACTTCGTCAGACGATGTTCGAGTAGAGCAACTAAAagag GTTTCAAATAACTTGGCATCAGATGACGTTTTCATACTGATAACCCTTGGAACAAATTATATTTGGTATGGAAAGGGAGGctcgaaattcgaaaaagaAATGGCACATAACATTGTAAAAAACTTGAAGTCTACTAAAAACATTATTACTTTGGAAGAAGGAAAAGAACCTGATGAGTTTTGGCGTGTTTTGGGAGGCAAATTACCCTACGACACTGAAATTGATCCAGCAG gtGCGCCTTTGTTGGAAATTAGAATGTTTCATTGCAAGATATTatcaaaatcaaagaaaattaaatttgaggaGATCTTAAATTATGAGCAATCTGATTTAGCAGAAGATGATGTGATGCTCTTGGATGGTGGAGATGAAATATATATATGGATTGGCGTAGGGACAACCagtgaagaaaagaaaaaatcaatgtaTATGGCAATG GCATATCTGATGACTGACCCTAcagaaagaaatgaaaacaCTGCACCAATTATATTAATTCATCAGCACTTTGAGAATCCTGgattcaaaaatcttttccCGTCATGGAATGAcagtttttggtaa